A window of the Sphaerobacter thermophilus DSM 20745 genome harbors these coding sequences:
- a CDS encoding CbbQ/NirQ/NorQ/GpvN family protein, with protein MAMEHPGAAGREGAVSGEQQVERWADAGIAEVVEEPYYLPVGDEVEIFEAAYARRLPVMLKGPTGVGKTRFLRYMAYRLGRPLVTVACHDDLTASDLLGRYLIRGNETVWIDGPLTHAVRIGAICYLDEIVEARKDTTVVIHPLTDDRRRLRLEKTGELIVAPPEFLLVISYNPGYQSLMKNLKPSTRQRFVAIDFNFPPPEVETEIVVHESGVDRATAEALVKLAGLIRNLSDSGLEEPASTRLLVYAGHLIRSGVSPRRACDLAIAAPITDDPTVQAAVRDLVATVFPA; from the coding sequence ATGGCGATGGAACACCCCGGGGCAGCCGGACGGGAGGGCGCTGTGAGCGGCGAGCAGCAGGTTGAGCGCTGGGCGGATGCAGGGATCGCGGAGGTGGTCGAGGAGCCGTACTACCTGCCGGTGGGCGACGAGGTGGAGATCTTCGAGGCGGCTTACGCACGGCGGTTGCCGGTGATGCTCAAGGGGCCGACCGGGGTCGGCAAGACCCGCTTTCTGCGCTACATGGCCTACCGGCTGGGACGCCCGCTGGTCACCGTCGCCTGCCACGACGACCTGACCGCCAGCGACCTGCTGGGGCGGTACCTCATCCGCGGCAATGAGACGGTCTGGATCGACGGACCGCTGACCCACGCCGTGCGCATCGGCGCGATCTGCTACCTGGACGAGATCGTCGAGGCGCGTAAGGACACCACCGTCGTGATCCACCCGCTCACGGACGACCGCCGCCGCCTGCGCCTGGAAAAGACCGGTGAGCTGATCGTGGCGCCGCCCGAGTTCCTGCTCGTCATCTCCTACAACCCCGGCTACCAGAGCCTGATGAAGAACCTCAAGCCGAGCACCCGCCAGCGGTTCGTGGCGATCGACTTCAACTTCCCGCCGCCGGAGGTCGAGACCGAAATCGTGGTCCACGAGAGCGGCGTCGATCGCGCGACCGCCGAGGCACTGGTGAAGCTCGCGGGGTTGATCCGCAACCTGAGCGACTCCGGCCTGGAGGAGCCGGCGAGCACCCGGCTGCTCGTCTACGCGGGCCACCTGATCCGCTCCGGGGTCTCCCCGCGCCGCGCCTGCGATCTGGCGATCGCCGCGCCGATCACCGACGACCCGACGGTCCAGGCCGCCGTGCGCGACCTGGTCGCCACCGTCTTCCCGGCCTGA
- a CDS encoding nitric oxide reductase activation protein NorD, translating into MQRWLRRLRPGREEPRAAASPAVSATAGLDFTEVEGALALYATALSGGRLRVMSNTGAARGSYTDGRTIFLPPRIDLFPDPTDARRLYRVMTAWKVLQATSGYLEAGDLRGVEHYGAALALYEALAGEWLDRRLVATWPGLADDLALLRADALARRDGVAPRTLPEALLRALVAAPLATPPDPAALVAAVEQVGLDPAAGARLAAVPEALVAPGPELCRDLAIELARVAPLDPDEPAPEAIHYRGRLRPDLIRRPAAVVEGDDEGKDEARDDRRKPPPRATARGLPIHVEARTPEQFAARDRRASSGGRQAIQLSLGDREPPVTFQQVPLTEEDKAGALLFDEWDYIRGMYLPEWCAVRERRPRGGSSEPVERILRQNRALITRLKQQFEALRPERLRLTRQFDGDALDLDAIVADHADRRAGFAPSDKLYSRVLERERNIALGCLVDLSGSTGAWIDDDPRNDQVIEVTRRALVLLCEALSVLDDRYAIYGFTGGTRKRCEITVVKGFDERYGETVKGRIAGLSPGSYTRIGPAVRYTTRALIQQPARVRLLLLISDGRPNDFDGYGGRYGIEDTRRALIEARQQGVATFALTIDAEARDYMPHMFGGGHYVVVEDVPALALRLAEVYRRLTLP; encoded by the coding sequence ATGCAGCGCTGGCTCCGACGCCTGCGACCGGGCAGAGAGGAACCGCGGGCCGCCGCGTCGCCCGCGGTGTCGGCCACTGCCGGGCTCGACTTCACCGAGGTCGAGGGGGCGCTCGCGCTCTACGCCACCGCGCTCTCCGGCGGGCGGCTTCGGGTCATGTCGAACACCGGCGCGGCGCGCGGGAGCTACACCGACGGGCGCACGATCTTCCTGCCGCCGCGGATCGACCTCTTCCCCGACCCGACCGACGCCCGCCGCCTCTACCGGGTCATGACCGCCTGGAAGGTGCTGCAGGCGACCAGCGGCTACCTGGAAGCGGGCGACCTTCGCGGGGTGGAGCACTACGGTGCGGCGCTGGCGCTGTATGAGGCGCTGGCGGGGGAGTGGCTCGACCGGCGGCTGGTGGCCACCTGGCCGGGGCTGGCGGACGATCTGGCGCTCCTGCGGGCCGACGCGCTGGCACGCCGGGACGGCGTCGCACCCCGAACACTGCCCGAGGCGCTGCTGCGGGCGCTCGTCGCCGCGCCGCTGGCGACACCGCCGGACCCCGCCGCGCTCGTTGCGGCTGTCGAGCAGGTGGGGCTGGACCCGGCGGCGGGCGCGCGACTGGCTGCGGTGCCGGAGGCACTCGTCGCACCGGGGCCGGAGCTGTGCCGGGATCTGGCAATCGAGCTGGCGCGGGTGGCTCCGCTCGATCCGGACGAGCCCGCCCCAGAGGCCATCCACTACCGGGGACGGCTCCGACCCGACCTGATACGTCGGCCAGCGGCGGTGGTGGAGGGCGACGACGAGGGCAAGGACGAGGCGCGGGACGACCGGAGGAAGCCGCCGCCCCGGGCCACCGCGCGCGGGCTGCCGATCCACGTCGAGGCGCGAACGCCCGAGCAGTTCGCGGCGCGGGACCGGCGCGCCTCCTCCGGCGGGCGGCAGGCGATCCAGCTCAGCCTCGGCGACCGCGAGCCGCCGGTCACCTTCCAGCAGGTGCCGCTCACCGAGGAGGACAAGGCGGGGGCGCTCCTGTTCGACGAGTGGGACTACATCCGCGGCATGTACCTCCCCGAGTGGTGCGCCGTCCGCGAGCGGCGCCCGCGCGGGGGCAGTTCGGAGCCGGTCGAGCGCATCCTGCGTCAGAACCGGGCGCTCATCACCCGGCTCAAGCAGCAGTTCGAGGCGCTGCGGCCGGAGCGGCTGCGACTCACGCGGCAGTTTGACGGCGACGCGCTCGACCTGGACGCTATCGTGGCCGACCACGCCGACCGCCGCGCCGGGTTCGCCCCCAGCGACAAGCTCTACAGCCGCGTGCTGGAGCGGGAGCGCAACATCGCCCTCGGCTGCCTCGTCGACCTCAGCGGCTCGACCGGCGCCTGGATCGACGACGACCCGCGCAACGACCAGGTGATCGAGGTGACGCGCCGGGCGCTGGTCCTCCTCTGCGAGGCGCTGAGCGTGCTCGACGACCGCTATGCGATCTACGGCTTCACCGGCGGCACCCGCAAGCGCTGCGAGATCACCGTCGTGAAGGGGTTCGACGAGCGCTACGGGGAGACGGTCAAGGGACGCATTGCCGGGCTCTCGCCGGGGTCGTACACCCGCATTGGCCCGGCGGTGCGCTACACCACGCGGGCGCTGATCCAGCAACCGGCACGGGTGCGGCTGCTGCTCCTGATCTCCGACGGCCGGCCGAACGACTTCGACGGCTACGGCGGGCGCTACGGGATCGAGGACACCCGCCGGGCACTGATCGAGGCGCGACAGCAGGGGGTTGCTACCTTCGCGCTCACCATCGACGCCGAGGCGCGCGACTACATGCCGCACATGTTCGGCGGCGGCCACTACGTGGTGGTCGAGGACGTCCCCGCGCTCGCCCTGCGGCTAGCCGAGGTCTACCGGCGCCTGACCCTGCCGTAG
- a CDS encoding cytochrome c oxidase subunit 2A — MANKGKPQAEHEEGGHPTGTLIILLIYLVVIIGLWGSVYLILLQRA; from the coding sequence ATGGCCAACAAGGGTAAGCCACAGGCCGAACATGAGGAAGGTGGGCACCCAACCGGGACGCTCATCATCCTCCTGATCTACCTGGTGGTGATCATCGGTCTCTGGGGCTCGGTCTATTTGATCTTGCTCCAACGCGCATAG
- a CDS encoding cytochrome c oxidase subunit II produces the protein MKVEFYEKVFVVLTVIVLAVGLVTIGASVVVAGVHVPSPAGRVDPRTVEETPPFNEPGLREIAPGEYEAVILARVWYFEPKEIRIPAGSTVTFRMTSADVVHGFELENTAINGMLIPGQVTSMTKTFEEPGEYLFICHEYCGIGHHTMYGRVVVE, from the coding sequence ATGAAGGTCGAATTCTACGAGAAAGTCTTCGTGGTCCTGACCGTCATCGTGCTGGCGGTCGGGCTCGTGACCATCGGCGCCTCGGTGGTCGTGGCCGGAGTGCACGTGCCGTCGCCCGCCGGGCGGGTCGACCCGCGTACCGTGGAGGAGACACCGCCGTTCAACGAGCCGGGCCTGCGCGAGATCGCCCCGGGCGAGTACGAGGCGGTCATCCTCGCCCGCGTCTGGTACTTCGAGCCGAAGGAGATCCGGATCCCGGCCGGCTCCACCGTCACCTTCCGGATGACCTCGGCCGACGTGGTCCATGGCTTCGAGCTGGAGAACACGGCGATCAACGGGATGCTCATCCCCGGCCAGGTGACGTCCATGACCAAGACCTTCGAGGAGCCGGGCGAGTATCTCTTCATCTGCCATGAGTACTGCGGGATCGGGCATCACACGATGTATGGACGGGTGGTGGTCGAATGA
- a CDS encoding cbb3-type cytochrome c oxidase subunit I codes for MTGAAISLPREAAAEEAVTAYPAAQLRPIRWQLLLGFAGLLIGGYMGLLQALERIGVDLYKISEIKTYYQGLTLHGVLLALVFTFTFANAFTQYMTIRAYGRPLASTALVHASFLTALLGVVLAGYAILTNQASVLFTFYPPMKAHPLFYLGAALLVVSTWLVLANLLLTLRAFRRDNPGERIPLIAYMGLFNYLMWTIATVGIAVEVLGFLLPWSLGWVSTTDPQLNRILFWLTGHPIVYFWLLPAYMSWYALIPGQVGGKLYSDGLTRLTFLLFLLFSIPVGLHHQFTDPGIPPAMKAIHAVLTFVVFVPSMITAFSVMAALEMGGRKAGGKGVLGWIPKLPWREPSVAAQLLAMLTFFLGGATGLINASYTMNLTVHNTAFVPGHFHLTVGTAVALTFMGIAYWFVPYLTGRQLFSRRLAIAQAWFWAIGALIFARGQIQGGLDAMPRRTAIGSATYSLPGWDVSNWFTAVGGVIMAIGGVLFFIVLIGTLFNPKRIDPATVEPVLSEPIHGPKDTWKAFDRVGLWVIVSIALMLIAYLPVIIPYLPANMTSPPIKVW; via the coding sequence ATGACGGGCGCTGCGATCTCTCTCCCACGCGAAGCCGCTGCCGAGGAGGCGGTGACCGCCTACCCGGCCGCGCAGCTTCGCCCGATACGCTGGCAACTCCTCCTCGGCTTCGCCGGGCTCCTCATCGGGGGCTATATGGGGCTGCTCCAGGCCCTCGAGCGGATCGGGGTGGACCTCTATAAGATCAGCGAGATCAAGACCTACTACCAGGGGCTCACCCTGCACGGCGTGCTGCTGGCGCTGGTCTTTACCTTCACCTTCGCCAACGCCTTCACGCAGTACATGACGATTCGCGCCTACGGGCGGCCGCTCGCCAGCACCGCCCTGGTGCACGCCTCGTTCCTCACCGCGCTGCTGGGGGTCGTCCTGGCGGGCTACGCGATCCTCACCAACCAGGCGAGCGTGCTCTTCACCTTCTACCCGCCGATGAAGGCCCACCCGCTCTTCTACCTGGGCGCGGCGCTCCTGGTCGTCTCGACCTGGCTGGTGCTCGCCAACCTGCTGCTGACGCTCCGCGCCTTCCGGCGGGATAACCCCGGCGAGCGGATCCCGCTGATCGCCTACATGGGGCTGTTCAACTACCTCATGTGGACCATCGCCACGGTCGGGATCGCGGTCGAGGTGCTGGGCTTCCTGCTCCCCTGGTCGCTGGGCTGGGTGAGCACCACCGACCCGCAGCTCAACCGGATCCTCTTCTGGCTCACCGGGCACCCGATCGTCTACTTCTGGCTGCTCCCGGCCTACATGTCCTGGTACGCCCTGATCCCGGGGCAGGTCGGTGGCAAGCTGTACAGCGACGGGCTAACCCGGCTGACCTTCCTGCTCTTCCTGCTCTTCTCGATCCCGGTTGGCCTGCACCACCAGTTCACCGACCCGGGCATCCCGCCGGCCATGAAGGCCATTCACGCGGTGCTGACCTTCGTGGTCTTCGTCCCGAGCATGATCACCGCCTTCTCGGTCATGGCGGCGCTGGAGATGGGTGGCCGCAAGGCGGGCGGCAAGGGCGTGCTCGGCTGGATCCCGAAGCTGCCATGGCGTGAACCGAGCGTCGCGGCGCAGCTCCTGGCGATGCTCACCTTCTTCCTGGGCGGCGCCACCGGCCTGATCAACGCCAGCTACACGATGAACCTGACGGTCCACAACACGGCCTTCGTGCCCGGTCACTTCCACCTGACCGTCGGGACCGCCGTGGCCCTCACCTTCATGGGCATCGCCTACTGGTTCGTGCCCTACCTCACCGGCCGCCAGCTCTTCAGCCGCCGCCTGGCAATCGCCCAGGCCTGGTTCTGGGCCATCGGCGCGCTGATCTTCGCCCGCGGGCAGATCCAGGGCGGGCTGGACGCCATGCCGCGGCGCACCGCCATCGGCTCGGCGACCTACTCCTTGCCCGGTTGGGATGTCTCGAACTGGTTCACCGCCGTCGGCGGCGTGATCATGGCGATCGGCGGGGTGCTCTTCTTCATCGTCCTGATCGGCACGCTCTTCAACCCCAAGCGGATTGACCCGGCCACGGTGGAGCCGGTCCTGAGCGAGCCGATCCACGGCCCCAAGGACACCTGGAAGGCATTCGACCGGGTCGGACTCTGGGTCATCGTGTCGATCGCGCTGATGCTGATCGCCTACCTCCCGGTGATCATCCCCTACCTCCCGGCCAACATGACCTCCCCGCCGATCAAGGTGTGGTAA
- a CDS encoding thiamine pyrophosphate-dependent enzyme, giving the protein MTGGEALAAALVAHEVAVVFGLPGVQLDWAFDALYAVQDRIRVIHTRHEQATSYMADGYARTTGRPGVCLVVPGPGLLNAASGLATAYACSSPVLCLAGQIASDLIDRGRGVLHEVPRQLELAGSFTKWAARALAPGEVPGLVATAFEQLASGRPRPVLIEVPPDILQAVGDVGPIERGAAPARPSGDPDLLEAAAKALGEAKQPVIFVGGGILRAEAWEELRELAEMLQAPVVMSANGKGAISARHYLAQNMVAGRELLPQADVVFVAGTRFVQPATSTWGPRPDQTVIQMDIDPEEIGRNTPVAVGIAADLKAGLAELVNRVPRHNRKRPSREEELTALKERIDDLLFELQPQASYAQVIREELPDDGILVNESTQVGYWSNLGFPVYEPNTFLTSGYQGTLGYGFATSLGAQVGNPGKRVVSINGDGGFMYNVQELSTAVRHGINLVTIVFNDNAYGNVRRIQKENFGGRTIASDLLNPDFVKLAESFGVEGRRAEGPEGLRAALRDALASDHPTLIEVPVGEMPSIWPIVFAGRRD; this is encoded by the coding sequence ATGACGGGTGGGGAGGCGCTGGCAGCCGCGTTGGTGGCGCACGAGGTGGCGGTCGTCTTCGGCCTGCCGGGCGTGCAGCTCGACTGGGCCTTCGACGCCCTGTATGCGGTCCAGGACCGCATCCGGGTCATCCACACCCGCCACGAGCAGGCCACCTCCTACATGGCGGATGGCTATGCGCGCACCACCGGACGGCCGGGGGTGTGCCTGGTGGTGCCGGGACCGGGGCTGCTCAATGCGGCCAGTGGGCTGGCCACGGCCTATGCCTGCTCCAGCCCGGTGCTGTGCCTGGCGGGGCAGATCGCCAGTGACCTGATCGACCGGGGGCGGGGGGTGCTGCATGAGGTGCCGCGGCAGCTGGAGCTGGCGGGGTCGTTCACCAAGTGGGCGGCGCGGGCGCTGGCACCGGGGGAGGTGCCGGGGCTGGTGGCGACGGCCTTCGAGCAGCTGGCGAGCGGGCGACCCCGGCCGGTGCTGATCGAAGTGCCGCCCGATATCCTGCAGGCGGTCGGGGACGTAGGACCGATCGAGCGGGGAGCGGCCCCGGCTCGGCCCTCGGGCGACCCCGATCTGCTGGAGGCCGCGGCGAAAGCCCTCGGCGAGGCGAAGCAGCCGGTGATCTTCGTCGGCGGAGGTATCCTGCGGGCCGAAGCCTGGGAAGAGCTGCGAGAGCTGGCGGAGATGCTGCAGGCGCCGGTGGTGATGTCGGCCAACGGGAAAGGCGCGATCTCGGCTCGCCACTATCTGGCGCAGAACATGGTCGCCGGGCGGGAGCTGTTGCCCCAGGCCGACGTGGTCTTCGTCGCCGGGACCCGCTTCGTTCAGCCCGCAACCTCCACCTGGGGGCCGCGGCCTGACCAGACCGTGATCCAGATGGATATCGACCCGGAGGAGATCGGGCGGAATACGCCGGTTGCAGTCGGCATCGCGGCTGACCTGAAGGCGGGGCTGGCCGAGCTGGTGAACCGTGTGCCGCGCCACAACCGCAAGCGCCCGTCGCGGGAGGAGGAACTGACCGCGCTCAAGGAGCGGATCGACGACCTCCTCTTCGAACTGCAGCCGCAGGCGTCCTACGCCCAGGTCATCCGCGAGGAGCTGCCGGACGACGGCATCCTGGTCAACGAGAGCACGCAGGTCGGCTACTGGTCGAACCTCGGCTTCCCGGTGTACGAGCCGAACACCTTCCTGACGTCGGGTTACCAGGGCACGCTCGGCTACGGCTTCGCAACGTCACTCGGCGCTCAAGTGGGCAACCCCGGGAAACGGGTGGTCTCGATCAACGGCGACGGCGGCTTCATGTACAACGTCCAGGAGTTGTCAACTGCGGTCCGTCACGGGATCAACCTGGTGACGATCGTGTTCAACGACAACGCCTACGGCAACGTCCGGCGCATCCAGAAGGAGAACTTCGGCGGGCGGACCATCGCCTCCGACCTGCTGAACCCCGACTTCGTCAAACTGGCCGAGTCGTTCGGGGTCGAAGGGCGGCGTGCCGAGGGGCCCGAGGGGTTGCGCGCCGCGCTGCGCGACGCCCTCGCGAGCGATCACCCCACGTTGATCGAGGTGCCGGTCGGCGAGATGCCCAGCATCTGGCCGATCGTCTTCGCCGGCCGGCGGGACTAG
- a CDS encoding alpha/beta fold hydrolase, with translation MALIEQRMTQADDGARIAYEVRHEPGASPAILALHGVLVGTSNWVHQMLRLPQFHWIAPFFRGHGNSAPAGERPTIERAAYDALAVLDAEDVEQAVVIGNSLGATVALALGLLRPERVRGLLLVEPSVPALLPDRGGDRLSAAARQARVLLDDGKVDEALDLFLTPRLGADWPQKVGRRRLAEWRHNVHSTPAWFDAVMDFDPGPGPLAALDIPTLLVYGANTQPEYRELTLAVADALPPTDLVEVPDAGHGVPVDNPDAFNALLLEFLERIGVGGSS, from the coding sequence ATGGCGCTGATCGAGCAGCGGATGACCCAGGCGGACGACGGCGCACGCATCGCCTACGAGGTGCGCCACGAGCCGGGCGCGAGCCCGGCCATCCTTGCCTTGCACGGCGTCCTGGTCGGCACCTCCAACTGGGTCCACCAGATGCTGCGCCTCCCGCAGTTCCACTGGATCGCCCCGTTCTTCCGTGGCCATGGCAACAGCGCCCCGGCCGGTGAGCGCCCGACCATCGAGCGCGCCGCGTACGACGCGCTGGCCGTCCTCGATGCCGAGGACGTTGAGCAGGCGGTCGTTATCGGCAACTCGCTCGGCGCGACGGTCGCCCTGGCGCTCGGCCTCCTCCGGCCCGAGCGCGTCCGGGGGCTGCTGCTGGTGGAGCCGTCGGTCCCCGCACTGCTGCCCGACCGCGGCGGGGACCGCCTCAGCGCCGCCGCGCGGCAGGCGCGGGTCCTCCTGGACGATGGCAAGGTGGACGAGGCGCTCGACCTCTTCCTCACACCCCGCCTCGGTGCCGACTGGCCGCAGAAGGTCGGCCGCCGCCGGCTGGCTGAGTGGCGGCACAACGTGCATTCCACTCCGGCGTGGTTTGATGCCGTGATGGACTTCGATCCCGGCCCCGGCCCGCTCGCCGCCCTCGACATTCCCACCCTCCTGGTCTACGGCGCCAACACCCAGCCCGAGTACCGCGAGCTGACCCTCGCGGTCGCCGACGCCCTCCCGCCCACCGACCTGGTGGAGGTGCCCGACGCCGGTCACGGCGTCCCCGTCGACAACCCCGACGCCTTCAACGCGCTGCTCCTGGAGTTCCTGGAGCGGATTGGGGTGGGTGGGAGTTCATGA
- the odhB gene encoding 2-oxoglutarate dehydrogenase complex dihydrolipoyllysine-residue succinyltransferase, protein MPVEIRVPQLGESVVDAVVGTWLKKEGDPVQVGETLVELETDKVNVEITAEQSGVLAKILKPEGETVAVGEVIGAIVEAEAAAAPAPAAAAEAPAAPAPAPAREPEPEPVAVPAAPGGPRATPAVRRLAAEYDIDLAQVPASGEGGRVTREDVLAYIQRAGRTREAAPAAPANGAEAPAAPAPAPTPAAPAAPAAPAAPSALPFEIAADGRREERVRMTRRRQTIAQRLVEAQHTAAMLTTFNEVDMSAVMELRKRRGESFQQRHGVKLGFMSFFTKAVVGALKAFPYLNAEIQGNEIVLKHYYDIGIAVGAEEGLVVPVVRDADRKSFAEIEREILDLATRAREGKLQLQELMGGTFTITNGGVYGSLLSTPILNPPQVGILGMHKIEQRPVVVDGEIVIRPMMYLALSYDHRIVDGSDAVRFLVRVKELIEDPESLLLEG, encoded by the coding sequence ATGCCGGTTGAGATTCGAGTGCCACAACTCGGTGAGTCGGTCGTCGATGCGGTCGTCGGCACCTGGCTCAAGAAAGAAGGAGACCCGGTCCAGGTCGGCGAGACGCTGGTCGAACTCGAAACCGACAAGGTCAACGTCGAGATCACAGCCGAGCAGTCTGGGGTGCTGGCGAAGATCCTCAAGCCGGAGGGGGAGACGGTGGCCGTCGGCGAGGTGATCGGGGCCATCGTGGAAGCGGAGGCTGCCGCCGCTCCGGCGCCTGCTGCGGCAGCCGAGGCCCCGGCGGCTCCGGCCCCGGCCCCGGCGCGGGAGCCAGAGCCCGAACCGGTCGCTGTCCCGGCCGCGCCGGGTGGGCCGCGCGCGACCCCGGCGGTTCGCCGCCTCGCGGCGGAGTACGATATCGACCTGGCGCAGGTGCCGGCCAGTGGTGAGGGTGGCCGGGTCACCCGCGAGGACGTGCTTGCGTACATTCAGCGCGCGGGACGCACCCGCGAGGCCGCGCCGGCCGCCCCGGCCAACGGCGCCGAGGCACCCGCGGCGCCGGCACCGGCGCCCACTCCGGCCGCGCCTGCTGCGCCCGCTGCACCGGCGGCGCCGAGCGCACTGCCGTTCGAGATCGCGGCCGACGGCCGCCGCGAAGAGCGCGTCCGCATGACCCGGCGGCGGCAGACCATCGCCCAGCGGCTGGTCGAGGCCCAGCACACCGCCGCCATGCTTACGACCTTCAACGAGGTCGACATGAGCGCCGTCATGGAGCTGCGCAAGCGGCGTGGCGAGTCCTTCCAGCAGCGGCACGGGGTCAAACTCGGCTTCATGTCCTTCTTCACCAAGGCTGTCGTCGGCGCGCTCAAGGCGTTCCCGTACCTCAACGCCGAGATCCAGGGGAACGAGATCGTCCTGAAGCACTACTACGACATCGGCATCGCCGTTGGCGCCGAGGAGGGCCTGGTGGTGCCCGTGGTGCGCGACGCCGACCGCAAGAGCTTCGCTGAGATCGAGCGGGAGATCCTTGATCTCGCCACGCGGGCGCGCGAGGGCAAGCTCCAGCTCCAGGAACTGATGGGCGGCACCTTCACCATCACGAACGGCGGCGTCTACGGCTCGCTCCTGAGCACGCCGATCCTCAACCCGCCGCAGGTCGGCATTCTCGGGATGCACAAGATCGAGCAGCGGCCGGTCGTCGTCGACGGCGAGATCGTCATCCGCCCGATGATGTACCTCGCCCTCTCCTACGACCACCGTATCGTCGACGGCAGCGATGCCGTCCGCTTCCTGGTGCGGGTCAAGGAGTTGATCGAGGATCCGGAATCCCTGCTGCTGGAGGGCTAG